A stretch of the Enterobacter mori genome encodes the following:
- a CDS encoding transketolase family protein, whose protein sequence is MIKVAPAGEKDAVEMRKVYAGFVAKQIEAGSEIIALEADLMSSMAMDGVARDYPQHVINCGIMEANVIGTAAGLSLTGRKPFVHTFTAFASRRCFDQLFMSLDYQRNNVKVIASDAGVTACHNGGTHMSFEDMGIVRGLAHSVVMEVTDAVMFEDVLRQLIDLEGFYWVRTIRKQAPSVYAPGSTFTIGKGNVLREGTDITLIANGIMVAEALEAARQLEQEGVSAAVIDMFTLKPIDRMLVKNYAEKTGRIVTCENHSIHNGLGSAVAEVLVETCPVPMRRVGVKERYGQVGTQDFLQKEYGLTAHDIVSAARELL, encoded by the coding sequence ATGATTAAGGTTGCACCGGCAGGAGAGAAAGACGCCGTTGAGATGCGTAAGGTCTACGCGGGCTTTGTGGCAAAGCAGATTGAGGCCGGAAGCGAAATTATTGCCCTGGAAGCGGATCTGATGAGCTCGATGGCGATGGACGGCGTGGCGCGCGATTATCCGCAGCACGTGATTAACTGCGGCATTATGGAGGCCAACGTCATTGGCACCGCGGCCGGGCTGTCGCTTACCGGACGTAAGCCGTTCGTGCACACCTTCACCGCGTTTGCCAGCCGTCGCTGCTTTGACCAGCTGTTTATGTCCCTGGACTACCAGCGCAACAACGTGAAGGTGATAGCGTCTGACGCGGGCGTGACGGCCTGCCACAACGGCGGCACGCACATGTCGTTTGAGGATATGGGCATTGTGCGCGGTCTGGCGCATTCGGTGGTGATGGAGGTGACTGACGCGGTGATGTTTGAAGACGTGCTGCGCCAGCTTATCGACCTCGAAGGTTTTTACTGGGTACGCACCATCCGTAAACAGGCGCCGAGCGTCTATGCGCCGGGCTCGACGTTTACTATCGGAAAAGGCAATGTGCTGCGCGAAGGAACTGACATTACCCTGATTGCCAACGGCATTATGGTGGCAGAAGCGCTGGAAGCCGCGCGCCAGCTTGAGCAGGAAGGGGTGAGCGCTGCGGTCATCGACATGTTTACCCTGAAGCCGATTGACCGCATGTTAGTGAAGAATTATGCCGAGAAAACCGGGCGCATCGTCACCTGCGAAAACCACAGCATTCATAATGGGCTGGGTTCAGCCGTCGCGGAAGTGCTGGTGGAGACGTGTCCGGTGCCAATGCGGCGGGTGGGCGTCAAGGAGCGCTACGGCCAGGTGGGTACGCAGGATTTCCTGCAGAAGGAGTATGGCCTGACGGCACATGACATTGTGTCGGCGGCGAGAGAGCTGCTGTAA
- a CDS encoding transketolase, whose product MNENEITELARQIRLETLKSLTQLGFGHYGGSMSVVETLAVLYGAVMKIDPADPDWPERDYFVLSKGHAGPALYSTLAIKGYFPVEELSTLNQNGTRLPSHPDRLKTRGVDATTGSLGQGISIAGGMALSHKLAARPNRVFCIVGDGELNEGQCWEAFQFIAHHRLNNLTVFVDWNKQQLDGELDEIISAFDLEGKFRAFGFDVATVKGDDIPGLLAVTSRVPEAEARPLVVILDSIKGQGVPYLEQLSNSHHLRLTPESKAALTETIRQLEASHD is encoded by the coding sequence ATGAATGAGAATGAAATAACTGAACTCGCGCGTCAGATCCGTCTTGAGACGCTGAAATCCCTGACGCAGCTGGGCTTTGGACACTATGGCGGCAGTATGTCGGTGGTTGAAACCCTGGCCGTGCTGTACGGCGCGGTGATGAAAATCGACCCGGCGGATCCGGACTGGCCGGAGCGAGACTATTTTGTCCTGTCGAAAGGACATGCGGGCCCGGCGCTCTACAGCACGCTGGCGATCAAGGGCTACTTCCCGGTGGAAGAGCTGAGCACCCTGAACCAGAACGGCACGCGGCTGCCAAGCCACCCGGATCGCCTGAAAACGCGCGGCGTGGATGCCACCACCGGTTCGCTGGGGCAGGGGATCTCTATTGCGGGCGGTATGGCGCTCTCGCACAAGCTGGCGGCGCGACCGAATCGGGTCTTCTGCATCGTCGGTGACGGCGAGCTGAACGAAGGGCAGTGCTGGGAAGCCTTCCAGTTTATCGCCCACCATCGCCTGAATAACCTGACGGTGTTCGTGGACTGGAACAAACAGCAGCTCGACGGCGAGCTGGACGAGATCATCAGCGCGTTCGACCTGGAGGGGAAATTCCGCGCCTTTGGCTTTGACGTTGCGACGGTGAAGGGCGACGACATTCCGGGTCTGCTGGCGGTAACCTCGCGGGTCCCCGAGGCCGAAGCGCGTCCATTAGTTGTCATTCTCGACAGTATCAAAGGGCAGGGTGTGCCGTATCTGGAGCAGCTCAGCAACTCGCACCACCTGCGGTTGACCCCAGAGAGTAAAGCGGCGCTAACCGAGACGATTCGCCAACTGGAGGCTTCACATGATTAA
- a CDS encoding PTS ascorbate transporter subunit IIC: protein MFILETLNFVVDILKVPSVLVGLIALIGLVAQKKAFSDVVKGTIKTILGFIVLGGGATVLVGSLNPLGGMFEHAFTIQGIIPNNEAIVSIALEKYGASTALIMAFGMVANIIVARFTRLKYIFLTGHHTFYMACMIGVILTVAGFEGVGLVFTGSLILGLIMAFFPAIAQRYMKRITGNDEIAFGHFGTLGYVLSGWIGSKVGKGSRSTEEMNLPKNLSFLRDSSISISLTMMIIYLILAVSAGREYVEATFSGGQNYLVYAIIMAITFAAGVFIILQGVRLILAEIVPAFTGFSEKLVPNARPALDCPVVYPYAPNAVLIGFLFSFLGGIVGLFICGQFSWVLILPGVVPHFFTGATAGVFGNATGGRRGAMIGAFANGLLITFLPVLLLPVLGAIGFANTTFSDADFGAVGIVLGNLARFLSPLAITGLVVALFALLVAYNVFAKNKPAGGNAQENTGAKS from the coding sequence ATGTTTATCCTTGAAACGCTGAATTTCGTTGTTGATATTTTAAAAGTCCCTTCAGTGCTGGTGGGATTAATTGCCTTAATCGGTCTTGTTGCGCAGAAAAAAGCGTTCTCGGACGTGGTGAAAGGGACCATTAAAACTATTCTCGGCTTTATTGTGCTGGGTGGTGGCGCCACGGTGCTGGTGGGGTCGTTAAATCCGCTAGGCGGGATGTTTGAGCACGCCTTTACTATCCAGGGCATTATTCCAAACAATGAAGCCATAGTGTCGATTGCGCTGGAAAAATACGGTGCTTCGACCGCGCTGATTATGGCCTTTGGGATGGTGGCGAATATTATTGTCGCCCGCTTTACCCGCCTGAAGTACATCTTCCTCACTGGGCACCACACGTTTTACATGGCGTGTATGATTGGCGTGATCCTGACGGTGGCGGGCTTTGAAGGCGTGGGGCTGGTCTTTACTGGCTCGCTGATCCTCGGCCTGATCATGGCCTTCTTCCCGGCGATTGCGCAGCGCTACATGAAGCGCATTACCGGCAACGATGAGATTGCCTTCGGCCACTTCGGCACGCTGGGCTACGTGCTGTCCGGCTGGATTGGCAGCAAGGTCGGCAAGGGCTCGCGCTCAACGGAAGAGATGAACCTGCCGAAGAACTTGAGCTTCCTGCGCGACAGTTCGATCTCCATCTCCCTGACCATGATGATTATCTACCTCATCCTGGCGGTGAGCGCCGGACGTGAGTACGTTGAGGCGACCTTCAGCGGCGGCCAGAACTATCTGGTGTACGCCATCATCATGGCGATCACCTTCGCGGCGGGCGTTTTCATCATCCTGCAGGGCGTGCGCCTGATTCTGGCGGAAATCGTCCCGGCCTTTACCGGCTTCTCGGAAAAGCTAGTGCCAAATGCGCGCCCCGCGCTGGACTGCCCGGTGGTCTATCCCTACGCGCCCAACGCGGTGCTGATTGGCTTCCTGTTCAGCTTCCTCGGCGGGATTGTGGGGTTGTTCATCTGCGGCCAGTTCAGCTGGGTGCTGATCCTCCCGGGCGTGGTACCGCACTTCTTCACCGGCGCCACGGCGGGCGTGTTTGGTAACGCCACCGGTGGACGTCGCGGGGCGATGATTGGCGCCTTTGCTAACGGCCTGCTGATCACCTTCCTGCCGGTCCTGCTGTTGCCGGTGCTGGGCGCAATTGGCTTTGCCAACACCACCTTCTCGGACGCCGACTTCGGCGCGGTCGGGATTGTCCTCGGCAACCTGGCGCGCTTCCTGTCGCCGCTTGCCATCACCGGGCTGGTTGTGGCGTTGTTCGCGCTGCTGGTGGCGTACAACGTCTTCGCGAAAAACAAACCTGCAGGCGGTAACGCGCAGGAAAACACCGGAGCCAAATCATGA
- a CDS encoding PTS sugar transporter subunit IIB, which yields MKIMAICGSGLGSSFMVEMNIKKVLKKLEIEAEVEHSDLSSATPGAADLFVMAKDIAASASVPESQLVVINNIIDINELEAQLRAWFERQ from the coding sequence ATGAAAATCATGGCTATTTGTGGTTCAGGCCTGGGCAGCAGTTTTATGGTCGAAATGAATATCAAAAAGGTGCTTAAAAAGCTGGAGATTGAGGCAGAGGTTGAACACTCCGATCTCTCGTCTGCAACGCCTGGCGCGGCCGACCTGTTCGTGATGGCAAAAGACATCGCGGCCAGCGCCAGCGTGCCGGAAAGCCAGCTGGTGGTGATCAACAACATCATCGACATCAACGAACTTGAAGCGCAGCTGCGTGCCTGGTTCGAAAGACAATAA
- a CDS encoding PTS sugar transporter subunit IIA, whose product MLKKWIYDTTITLQDSVENWPQALEQCAKPLLDLQVIEPEYVTAIIQQHHALGPYYVLAPGLAMPHARPEEGAKGLGLSLLKLKKGVSFGAGEFDPVDVIVMLAAPDKHSHIEMISALAELFSSDEDMAELHQANTLEEIKAIINRF is encoded by the coding sequence GTGCTCAAAAAATGGATATATGATACAACCATCACGCTGCAGGATAGCGTGGAAAACTGGCCGCAGGCGCTGGAGCAGTGTGCGAAGCCGCTGCTGGATTTGCAGGTGATTGAGCCTGAATACGTCACCGCTATCATCCAGCAGCACCACGCGTTAGGACCTTATTATGTGCTGGCACCAGGGCTGGCGATGCCGCATGCGCGGCCGGAGGAAGGGGCGAAAGGACTCGGCCTGTCATTATTAAAACTGAAAAAAGGCGTCTCTTTCGGTGCTGGTGAGTTTGATCCAGTCGATGTGATAGTCATGCTCGCGGCACCGGACAAACATAGCCATATCGAAATGATATCCGCACTCGCAGAATTATTTTCCAGCGATGAGGATATGGCTGAATTACATCAGGCGAATACCCTGGAGGAAATTAAAGCCATTATTAACCGCTTCTGA